Proteins encoded within one genomic window of Triticum aestivum cultivar Chinese Spring chromosome 2D, IWGSC CS RefSeq v2.1, whole genome shotgun sequence:
- the LOC123054325 gene encoding multiple RNA-binding domain-containing protein 1: protein MSSRLCVKNLPKGADEKRLREVFSRKGEVTDAKVIRTKDGKSRHLAFIGFRTNEEAAEALNYFNNTYIDTSKITCEIARKIGDPDAPRPWSRHSLKKPEYNAKDKTNSGDVNAPLKSSKSQGKSADVGASKGTIANDPKFQEFLQVMQPRSKAKMWANDTTGTLDDDAKDSTVATGSKKSQKSENDSSSENDSSSDDDFEEKITNDLPPQDASEKLQTESKRDNSMTDIDFFKSKIRKDWSDSESDDEDSGDQLGNNTDDEEPSDELLDANEKGQMVDQKGNLNQKNHEDKKAPMEGSDMQEVEDSDNQDGEHIDSQQKDENHANQETEDVEAASTTDEKKLALETGRLYICNLPYATTEEDLVQLCSQYGDVEQAHIVVDKTTKLSTGRGYVLFSLPDSAVRALDELDNLSFQGRLLRVKAAKPLNNKTFESSHFAVDEKMNLKERRLEQKKTSEIGGDTRAWNSFYMRQDTVVENIARKNGISKSELLHREADDLAVRIALGETHVIAETKKYLSRSGINVAALEEHTSKRNEKLKRSNHVILVKNLPYSSSEEDLAAMFQKHGSLDKIVLPPTRVFALVVFVEATEARHAFKKLLYTRYKDTPLYLEWAPDNILSPTSTTVEEDETNTAGERIITKAIVDQTKEGVSAEEIDPDRVESRSVFVKNLNFKTTDESLKQHFSTKLKTGSLKSATVKKHIKKGKNVSMGFGFAEFDSVETATSVCKDLQGTVLDGHALILQLCHGRKDGQTAKKNEKDKSSTKLLVRNVAFEATEKDLRQLFSPFGQIKTLRLPMKFGSHRGFAFVEFVTKQEAQNALQALASTHLYGRHLVIERAKEGETLEELRARTAAQFVDEQSGFQRMSKKRKQTSLVDEGSVKFSRIVE, encoded by the exons AT GTCGTCGCGGCTGTGCGTGAAGAATCTGCCCAAGGGCGCTGACGAGAAGCGGCTGCGGGAGGTGTTCTCGCGGAAGGGCGAGGTGACCGACGCCAAAGTCATCCGAACAAA GGATGGAAAGAGCAGGCATCTTGCATTTATTGGTTTCAGAACCAATGAAGAGGCAGCGGAGGCCCTCAACTATTTCAACAATACATACATTGACACTTCTAAGATCACCTGTGAG ATTGCACGGAAGATTGGTGATCCTGATGCTCCTCGCCCTTGGAGTCGCCATTCTTTAAAGAAGCCAGAATATAATGCTAAAGACAAGACTAACAGTGGCGATGTTAATGCACCGCTGAAGAGTTCCAAGAGCCAAGGAAAGTCTGCTGATGTGGGAGCTTCTAAAGGCACTATAGCTAATGATCCCAAGTTCCAAGAGTTTCTTCAAGTTATGCAACCCCGATCTAAAGCAAAGATGTGGGCAAATGATACAACGGGTACCCTTGATGATGATGCCAAAGATAGCACGGTAGCTACTGGATCCAAGAAGTCGCAGAAGAGTGAAAATGATTCATCGTCTGAAAATGATTCATCTTCTGACGATGATTTTGAGGAGAAAATAACAAATGATCTGCCCCCACAAGATGCTTCAGAGAAGCTGCAAACTGAAAGTAAACGAGACAACAGTATGACAGATATAGACTTCTTCAAGAGTAAAATTAGAAAAGATTGGTCCGATTCCGAATCTGATGATGAAGATTCTGGTGATCAGTTGGGCAACAACACTGATGATGAAGAACCATCTGATGAATTGCTTGACGCAAATGAAAAGGGTCAGATGGTGGATCAAAAGGGTAATCTAAACCagaaaaatcatgaagataagaAAGCGCCCATGGAAGGTAGTGACATGCAAGAGGTTGAAGATTCTGACAACCAAGACGGTGAACATATTGATAGCCAACAAAAAGATGAAAATCATGCCAATCAAGAAACAGAAGATGTGGAAGCCGCTTCAACTACTGATGAAAAGAAGCTGGCACTGGAGACTGGCCGTTTATATATCTGCAACCTTCCATATGCAACTAC TGAAGAGGATCTGGTTCAGCTATGCAGCCAGTATGGCGATGTTGAACAGGCACATATTGTCGTCGATAAAACCACTAAGCTCTCAACAGGCAGAGGTTACGTGCTTTTTAGCCTTCCAGACTCAGCAGTCAG GGCACTTGATGAATTAGACAACTTAAGTTTTCAAGGGCGACTGCTACGTGTTAAGGCTGCTAAACCACTTAATAATAAGACATTTGA GTCTAGTCATTTTGCTGTTGACGAGAAAATGAATCTCAAGGAGAGAAGGTTGGAACAAAAGAAAACATCTGAAATTGGCGGGGATACAAGAGCATGGAACAGCTTTTATATGCGTCAAGATACT GTCGTTGAAAACATAGCAAGGAAGAATGGTATAAGTAAGAGTGAATTACTTCATAGGGAAGCGGATGACCTTGCTGTTCGTATTGCTCTTGGTGAGACACATGTCATTGCGGAGACCAAAAAATATCTATCTAGGTCTGGAATTAATGTTGCTGCCTTGGAAGAACATACTTCCAAAAGAAATGAGAAGTTGAAACGAAGCAACCATGTGATATTGGTAAAAAACTTGCCATATAGTTCTTCTGAAGAAGATCTCGCTGCGATGTTTCAGAAACATGGAAGTTTAGATAAAATCGTTCTCCCACCGACGAGAGTATTTGCCTTG GTAGTCTTCGTTGAAGCAACTGAGGCTCGTCATGCTTTCAAAAAATTGCTATACACACGATACAA GGATACTCCACTGTATTTGGAATGGGCACCTGACAATATTTTATCTCCTACCTCAACAACCGTGGAAGAAGACGAAACAAATACAGCTGGTGAGAGGATTATTACAAAAGCTATTGTAGATCAAACAAAGGAAGGAGTTAGtgctgaagagattgatcctgataGAGTGGAG TCCCGATCTGTATTCGTCAAGAATTTGAATTTCAAGACTACAGATGAATCGTTAAAGCAGCATTTCAGTACAAAATTGAAGACCGGGAGCCTTAAAAGTGCAACG GTGAAAAAACATATTAAGAAAGGCAAGAATGTCTCAATGGGATTTGGCTTCGCTGAGTTTGATTCGGTTGAAACTGCAACCAGTGTGTGCAAGGATCTACAG GGAACGGTTTTGGATGGGCATGCTCTGATCTTACAACTATGCCATGGGAGAAAGGATGGTCAAACTGCGAAGAAAAATGAGAAGGACAAGAGTTCAACCAAACTACTTGTGCGAAACGTAGCGTTTGAAGCAACTGAAAAGGACCTGAGGCAATTATTTAGTCCATTTGGCCAG ATCAAAACCCTCAGGCTGCCCATGAAGTTTGGAAGTCACAGAGGTTTCGCGTTTGTCGAATTCGTGACGAAGCAAGAGGCACAGAACGCCCTTCAAGCCCTTGCAAGCACCCATCTCTATGGC